ctcacccccagccATCCTGCCAAGCCCACTCATCCTACTATCTTGACACAGCACCCACTGGCTGGACCCTCAGGGCCGCCTGGGATCTCTCTCCATCCCATCGTACTCCTGTGAGTGCTTCTAGGCCAGGTCACTTCCAGCCCAGTCATTCTGCAGCCAAATAGCTCATAGGAAGAGTGAAGGTGAGGGCCTTCCCGGACCCCCTTGCACTGGTGGAGATCTGTTCTCCATCCCAGGGGTTTCAGGGGAGACAACCTCGGTATCTCCTTCAGGCCCCATCCAACAGTACAAACGATTCCCAATTCCCGGAGGAAAGATGCCCTGGCTTCAAACTACCCTCCTGTGACTGGACTTAAGGctgcagggcagggcttgggGTGATATTCATTTTGCCTGCTGCCTTCTCCCATTAGATTTACCTTCCCCATGATGTCTGCTTGCACCAATATTAAAATGAGCCTGCGTTCCCTGTGCACATGGCAACAGCTCGGCAATCTGGAGGCAAGGTAGGAGGCGGAGAGGCACGGAAATGAAGTCTTTCTGCCTCAACCAGCAAAGTGAACCACTCCCCAGGTAGGCCACCAAGGATGGTAGTCACTGTTTCAATGGGATCTGAGTGATCGAATTAACTTCCACGGGATTTCTCAGACCTGTCAACAAACCGGCTTCTCAGGTGAGTTTTGCCAAAGGACTGAGCAGAGATGCACAGAGGGGCTCTCGTCGGATACTCAGGTTCAGGTTTAAGGAGCACAGGCACTTTTGAGGCGGGGATAGAACCAGAGTCCCTAGTTCTCTTGGAGCCACCCTTTAGGGCCTGGCCCAGGCTCCTCTGAGCCCTGAAACCCCTCCCACTCAAGGCCCTCCTGTGTCCTTCAAACTCCAGCTTCCGAGACCATTGGAAGGTAGTGAAGGGGGCGTGGTGTTTGTTTCTCTGTGACTTCCTGGCTCTGGCTGCAGCAGGCAGTTGGCTTGTGTCACACTCATCCTCAGTCATGATTAGGCACACCCACACCGTCCCCCTGACCACACTCCAGAAAAAGAGCCTGCAAGCGTCCCTCTGTAGGTGGAAGCAGCCTCCATCTCATTGGCCCTCCTGGAGACCGCCTGGGTCCCCTTCTGTGATGATGCCACACAGACCCGCTCCATCCTCTCCCCACACCTTGCCCTCAGGTCACCTGGCAACCTCAGGGCGGCCAGTCTGGCCAGTCACCTAATCACCTGTGGCTGTCAGCATCCACCTGCCTCCCCGGGCTGGAGGGAGCAGGAACTCAAATGCTCCCCTGCCCCTGGCTTCACCTCCACCCTTCAATCCCCACCACTTCCCCAGACCCTACAGAGGCAGTACAGTGACCAGCATTTGGCACCTCACCCTTTGCTCCCCGCCCAAGGCCCACTCTGCAGCTTAATCTGTGACATTTAACATAAATAGTTTTCTATTCCCAGCTGACCTTTAATGGCTTTTATCATCAGCTGTGGTTCCTGGCAGCCGTACAAGAGCTGGTGTCGGCTGCCCGAATCTATTCCAACAGAATACCCAAGGAGAGCCCACAGTTTTCGCCGCGTGAAGCTGGGGGGGTGTGCCTGGAGATGTCTGCTGAGACTTGAGCTTGCCACTCTCGGCCCGGAAATATCATTACGTGTTTCAATTAGAATTAGTGGGGAAGCCAGTTATTAAGTGGTTAGTTATTATGGTAATGGAGACAGTCCACAGTAGCTGGTGCAGACCACTCTTGCCTTCCTCTAATGGCCATTTTTAAATCCCTAATCCCTCCCTGGTGCTCTGTTTGCAAGTGCAGTAGGATGGAAATGGGAGGAAAGAGACCAGAAAGAGGTAGGTTTTGCATCCCCCTCTTCTGCTCcgtgccccttcccccaccaagaTACCGTTCCCAGCAGGTGTGTGCTGCAGTGACATTAGCAAACCCTCCACCTGAAATCCCAAGCTGTGTCTTCACACCCTCAGAAGCAGAAGAAGTCATTGTCAAGGCCAGCGCCCACTTCCACCAACCCCTCCGGGCATCTTTCCTCCCACTCACAGATGGTCACCGTGTCATCACAGAACGGATGTGAGAGGACCCCTGTGGAGGTTTGGGTTTTGGCAAAGACCCTGCAGATACTGAAGGTGCAGAGAAGTGAATGAGGACTCTCAGGCTGAAGGGCAGGAGAGTGGAGCTCTGGGCCCATCCTGccaatgaccttgggcaagtcacatgtCTTCCGGGAGCTCCAGCCCTTCCCTGCATACTGAAGGTTTGGACCAGCTCTCAACCCTTCCTCTGCTCACCTGAAGGACATGGCATTCCCTCCTCAGGGGTGATGGCCCATAGCTGGGTAAATCAGGGATGCTTGCCCAAAGTCACTGCAGCAAAGTGGGGCAGAGGCATGGCAGAGTCTGGAGTGGGGGTACGGGGACCCTGCTCCCCTCCCTCACTGATGCTCAGTCCTCTTTGCCTGGAGGAGATGCTTGCAGAGGTGCCTTcttatcttgcattttttttttttttttttttttttttagacagggttttgctgtgtcaccctggctggagtgcaatggcacagctcacagctcactgcactctcgacctcttgggctcaggtggtccccctgtttcattttttttatgttttgtagagatggggtctcctcactatgttgctcaggctggtctcaaactcctgggctcaagtaatcctcccacctcagcctcccaagtagctcagactacaggtatgtgccaccacacccggctaatttctttcttccttcttttttttttttctggtagagacgggggtctcctatgttggccaggctggtcttgaactcctggcctcaggcaatcctcctgtctcagcctcccttagtgctgggattataggaatgagccatcatgcctggcccccgTCTTGCTTTCAAATATTCCTTTCCcactatccctccctcctccttccccaggccTGAGTAGGTCAGCAGCTTCTCTGCAGTCAACAGGCAGAGCTCACAGTCTTGGTTCCAGCCTTCATCAGCCACACGCCCTAAGGCAAGTGCAGAGCCCCTGATCCTCCCTTTCCTTATCTGATAACATAAGTGATGCAAGGGAAGCCATCTACATGGGCTGGCAAGAGGCGAGGACTGTTATTGGTCATGATTAttgatgttattattttaaagaccgtcagaggggaaaaaagaaaagaaaaagaaaaaaaacaggaagcaGCCCACAGTGGCTTCCTTATCCTTGAACTCTGATAGGTCCTTAAGCACGGGAAGGAAAAGAGATGCAGAGACCAAACAGGAGGTGAAAGGggcagaacagaatagagatgactaggaagaaaaacagaatgggaagcaaacagacagagagagagaggagagaaagagaggagagagagaaagaaaagagagagaagagacagaaaagagagaggagagagagagaagaaagagaggagaagaaagaaaggagaagaggagaagaaagaagaaaaggaggggaagggaggggaagggaggggagggaaggggaagggaggggagaggaggggaggggaagggaggggaagggaggggaggggaggggaagggaggggagaggaggggaggggagaggaggggaagggaggggaggggaagggaggggaggggaggggaaaggaggggaggggaggggagaagaggaggggaagggaggggaggggagaagaggaagggaagagaggggaggggagaagaggacggaaggggagaagaggaggggaagggaggggaggggagaagaggaggggaagggaggggaggggagaagaggaggggaagggagggtaggggaggggagaggagggaaagggaagggaggggaggggagggaaagggaagggaggggaggggagggaaagggaagggaggggagcggaggggagggaggggagggaaagggaaggggaagggaagggaggggaggagaagaggaggagagggaagaggaagagagggaaggggaggggaggggaaggggaggagagggaagaggaagagagagaaggggaggggagggaagaggaggagagggaaggggaggggaggggggaagagaGGCCCGtgggtggtggggtgggaggctggtggagggagaggtgctTAGTTTGTTTCCTTCTGCTCAGCTGtgccaacaaaaaagaaaatgaatctgtGAAGCCCAGACAAGGTGGCCGAGTCGCAGTGCTGAAGCGCAGCTCAGTGGAGGAGGTGGCAGGCACGGGGCCCAGAGAAAATTATCTTTCTAACCACTACGTTGGTACCATAATCACCTTCACGTGGCAGCTCTGGTTCCTGGGGGAGGGGCCACTGGAGAGCCACTTGGTTTGGTTCTTGAATCTTTTGACACCGCCTGTCACGGAGGGGTGTGTAATTAGGCCGCACTGTACCTTACCAGCAGCCCAAGCCGCATGCACCTCACAAGATGAGAGCAGGTGCTACTACTGGAGCTgccgggctgggctgggctctTAATTGGCTTATGTGCTTCTCCTGGAGTCTGTCCTGTTTTTCCAGGGATGCAGATACCTCCTGGACTGTGGTGGGGATTGCTCTGTCAAGGGGTCTCTGAGGGACCAGGGACCCTGCTGTGATGCTGGTTTGGGGGCAGGGTGGTGGCAGGTGAACTCTGGCCCAACAGCTAATGGCCTGAGAATGTGCCCTGCCTGCTCCGAAGAGCTCCCTGACCCCAAAGAGCCTGCTGTGCACAATCTGAACCCCCATCCCAGGTCTCTGCACCTTGCTATAGAAAGTCAGCCATGGAGACATGTGTGGCGACCGCAGGAGCACTGGGAGGGAGGCTCTCCTTGCCTGGGAAGAGACCAGCCTCTTGTTTTCTATGGTGGACAGGCCAAAGAGATACAGTCTCAAGGGTTTGAGGATTTGGAAAATGGAAGAGATTTGAGGATGGCCAGGAGGGGTTTGGAGCCCTGTTTTGCTCAGCAAAGAACAGAGTAAAACAGGGCTGTTTATCCAGGTCCTAAATGATGGGGATGCTGGCGTCTGCCCAGCAGCCCACACGCTGGGGGCATGTGTTCAGGCAGCActgctccctccttctccctggaGCCTCAACCTCTCCTTGGGTGTGCAGGAATCTTCCCCTCTATCCTGCAGCGGCAATTTTAGACGAGGGTGGCAACTTTCCCCTCTTCCACAGCCAGCGCCTGCTCAGCAGTCTTCCTGCATGAAAAGCTGAACAGGAGCCCCTGGTCTAATCATCCCCCACCTGGGAGCAGCGGGGCTTCATGTAAAAGTGTGGAACCAACCAGAGCAGGGAGAGGGGGTGACCTGGGGAGGGGCTACATACAGGGATGCCCTGGCCCATCCCTGAATGTCCTACACCACTCTGCTAGGCCTGGGAGGCCCATGCATGGACAGGAGGGCAGGGCACCCTATTGAGGGTCTGCAGGATTCTGGAAGGTTGAATGTCATGGTGATAATCAGCTCAGCTCTGGGGTCCAAATGCCACTTCAAATCTCAGCTTCACCAGATAGGGGTGACCATAGGCATGGTTTAACCTCTTTATGCTCTgtcttctcatctgcaaaatggggtagTAAAGGAATTCTTGAATCATAGAATTGCTGTGAGCACTAAAGCGGATAGCTAAGGCAAGAGCTTGGCACGGGAGACAAGCTTCACAATGTCAGCTGTAAGGTTCCTTCAGCATCATCTCATCAAGTCCTTTAACCCCAAACAGGACAGGAGCCCAGGAAGTTTTGAGATCCTAGATTATTCTATCGAAAGGTGGCTTCTAGGTCTCCCAGCCCACACTTCTCCAGGATGCCCATCTCGGCCACCCCAGGTCCCACTTCGTTGTTCGAAAGGAAAGCTCTGGCCCAGCCTAAGTTGTAGCGAGGTGAAATGCCTTCCCCTGCCCCCTCTAAATAGTAGTTCCGGGTCTTCTGGAAACTCACCAGCAGCCACTCTGGATCCCTGTGGCCTGTGGACCTGCAGCGTCACTGTTCCCCGGGGGCTTGTGAGAGACACAGCGTCTGGAGCCTCAGCCGAGGCCTGAGGTGTCAGAATCTGCCCCTGGCCCAGATCCCCCAAGGATGTGTAAGTGCAGAGAGTGTGGGAAGGCTGCTCCACGCCTCCTAGGAGACCACAGGTCTCTCTCACCACCGTGACAAGCTTCAGCAATGTGTCCCAGGGAAATGCGAGCTACCTGCAAGTAAATTATTAGTAATAGTTACAGCACCAACATTTGCAAATAATGTCATTTTTgaaaaaggaggccgggcgcagtggctcacgcttgtaatcccagcactttgggatgctgaggggggcggatgacgaggtcaggagatcgagaccacggtgaaaccccgtctctactaaaaatacaaaaaattagccaggcgtggtggcgggcacctgtagtcccagctactcggagaggctgaggcaggagaatggcgggaacccaggaggtggagcttgtagtgagccaagattgcgccactgcactccagcctgggtgacaaagcgagactccgtctcaaaaaaaaaaaaaaaaaaaaaaaaaaaaaaaaaatggaaattaaagctGACTCAAAGTTATTCCTATCAAGACATTACACTTATATGTGCATTCCAACATGCTTTCTTGAAGGGGAATTACTGTCATGATGCACACACAGAGGGGACCCCGTCAGCAGGTCTCCACTAAGCAGGGAGGGCCTAACCCACCCTTCCTCCTGAACAGCAGTCCTACCCACTATGTTCCCAAGAGGCGGTCAGTCAGATGGTGTAGGAGGCAGAATGGCCCAAGGCAGCCACATCGATGCTGGGCAGGCCTCGTTCTCGGAAATTCTTCCTTACATTGGCCTGCAAGATGCCGCCCTGGAACTCTCACCCTTCCCTGCTAAGTCTCTGGCTGCAGATAAAACTAGCCCACCTCCTCTTTCATAGGACACAGCTGTTCCTTCCCTTTGCTGCCAAGTAACTAATTGTTACAAACTGAGCGGCTTGCGACAACAGAAACTGATTCTGTCACGGCTGTGGAGCCCGGACGTCCGACAGCAAGGTGTCAGCGGGACGCACTGTCTCCGAAGGTTCCCGGAGAGGATCCTGCCTTGCCTATTCCCAGGCGTCCCTCGGTTTGGGGCTGCCAAGCTCTAATCACTGCCTCTCTCATCTGTGgttttctcctgcctcccaaatctccctctgcctctctctgtcatGACACCTGCCGCTGGATTTGGGGTCCCCCCTGAATCCAGAATCTCATTTTGAAATCCTTAACTTAGTTACATCTGCTAAGATTCCTTTTCCAAATAAGGCTCTGGCAAGCAGGACGTGGACAAATCTTTTGGGGGCCACTAATCGACCCATAGGACGtccattcaaatatttaaaggcaCGCTCTCAACCCATCGCCTCCTCCCCACACAAAGACAAATCCCAGAAATCTTTCAGTAGATCTTCTGTGTGATCTACCATCAGTCTGACTGACACCCCTGGCCCTGAGCAGAATGTCCGTCTCCTCCTAGACGAAGGacttgaacaattttttttttttttttttttttttttttttttttttttgagacagagccttgctctgttgcccaggctggagtgcagtggcacaatcttgactcactgcaacctctgcctcccgggttcaagtgattctcctgcttcagcctcccaagtagctgggactacaggtgcccgccaccacgcccagctaattttttgtatttttagtagagacgggatttcaccatattagccaggatggtttcaatctcctgacctcgtgatccgcccgcctcagcctcccaaagtgctgggattacaggcgtgagccgccgcgcccggacACGGACTTGAAAGATTTTAACCTGGTAGGATAGGATGAGTTATGATGGGCAGCGGGTGGTGTCATTTAGTACAGAACTTGAAAAAGGAGGTTCCCAAAAGCAGAGCTGGGATGTGGGTGAGGCAAAAGAGTGCCCGGAATCTAAGGCACCACTCTCTCTCTCAGTCTCATGCAGGCAGGCCCATGAGCGTGAATGTCTGCTTACATCCACACCCTGGGCCTCGCTCTCCTCTCCCTAGCCCTGGCCTGCCCTAAAGAAGCCAGCTGGGGGACTTCCCAGCCCCCCTCTCTGGAGAAACGTTCCAGAACTGAGCCACCCACCGACGTGAGTGAGCTTCCTGCGAGAGTGAGGGGAGACTCCCTGAACCTCTGCTGGGTGCTCCCCACCGCTGCCACACCGGGTTCCCAGGGGTCGGTCCCATCCCTGCCTGGGGCAGAGTCAGGGAGAGTCCTGGGAAGGGGAAATGGCACATGGTAGAGGGTTCTTTGCCCTGAGGGTCTCGGCCACTGCAGCTTATTCACCACGCATGGGAGTATCTGGGGATAGTGCCCCCTGGGTTTGAACGGTGTACAGGTTCTGCGGTGGTTCCAGGCATTTCTGGGCAGACAACCACCGGAGACTCAGATTCTTTCATAGACCTCCTCTTCTAAGcccctctggaggctgagggtgaGTCCTGCCTGGCGCAGTGCCCACCCAGCCTCATCTAGGTAGCGGCTATCACTGCACCAGTTAGGAGCTTACAGCTGGTCCCCAGCCTTCCTCcccgtctgcctcctgggctctttTAACAACCCTCATTTGCATAGCTGTTTTGAAGTTTTGCAAATAACTTTTTACCTCTCCTTTAATGGGACCTTCACAATGACTTTGACATTTCTTCATGAGCCCCATTGTACCAAGATGAACCTGAGGTGAAGGCAACAAATCCGCTGCCCCGGGCTCCACAGCTCAGAATCTGCGGTCAGGACTGGTCTCCAGGTCCGTCCCTCCCAGTGATCTGCCCTTCCTTTGCCAAGCATCTTGGACTAGATGTGCAGCTGGAGTGCCCAGTGAGTCCAGGGGAGGCACCAGGCCCGCGGGCACAGGCCTGGTCACCCAGAGAGTTGCATCTTCTGACCAAGAGGAAGAATTCATGAAGAGCCAGCCTCCTGGCCTGGCAGGCAAGGGTTTTACCTGGTCATCAAACTTTTTCAAGAGGCACCAAGGAAGCAAATAGCAGGTGGCCAGGCCAGGATGGACATGGTCAAAGTGAGTCAGCTGGTTTCCTGGAGCTGCTAACCCAGCCGCCACCCTCTCTGGCCTTCCAAGAAGCAAATTCTCTGGTCCCGCTCGCAGTCAGCTTGTACCTGGGTTGCTCATTCTTGAAGAATGCTCACTGCTGGGCCCGCCTCTGTTTCTGAGATGAGGTCAGGAAAGCTGGGGTGGTCTCACTCTGTGTCCCCGTTCCACCACACCCGACCCCTGGGACAGCTGAGAAATCTGCAACCTTTCACAGCTGGTTGGGTTTCAGCACAAATGGGCAGGTGCCTAGAGCAGCCGGCAGGATCCACTCATCTGAAAACACTTGGGAAGCTCCAGGGAACAGCTCTCCATCCAAGCTGGCAAGAAATGAGGTGGGCCTCAGCCTAGGCCCAGATTCATCAGGGTAAATGCCACCTGTGGGAACTCAGGCTTTGCCTGGCAGGGGCCCTCAGAGCCGTTCTGAGATGACTCTTGTTTCTGCTGCCAGCAACGGCGGGTTCCATCTCATTAATCCTCAGGACTGGTTCTTTAAGTCCACCTGGGTTTAGTCCTTGACTTCACTATTTACTGTGTGACCTCAAACCAgtgactcaacctctctgagtgCAGGCATCCTTCTCTGTTGAGTGGAAATACCCATAGAACCTCCAACCTTACAGGTTGTTAAAAGGATCACATTAATTGATGGATGAAAAATACTTGTAATGCATAAATATCTGGCAAATGCACCTcctggttttatatatatttttttctttcgagacagagtctcgctctgttgcccaggctggagtgcagtgatgtgatctcaactcactgcaacctccgcctcccgggttcaagtgattctcctgcctcagcctcccaagtagctgggattacaggtgcccaccaccatgcccagctaatttttgtatttttagtagagacggggtttcaccatgttggtcaggctggtctcgaactcctggcttcaagtgatccacctgcctcagcctcccaaagtgctgggattacaggtgtgaaaatGCAGTTAGTGTTAATGTCATTACTGTTGTGATGGGAAGCATGCCAAGGGTCAGGCAGCAGCCATGCCCTGCCCACTTACCCACCTTTCTGCTCTCTTCATAGTCCCCCCAATACCAAGTTTCATAATGCCAAGGCTCACTGCTACTGTTATGAGTGGAAATGGgtcccctccaaattcatatgttgacataCTAACTCCCAGCGCCTCGAAATGTTACCATTTTTGGCAATAGGgtctttaaaaagataatcaaGGTAAACCGAGGCCACtgaggtgggccctaatccagcatgactggtgtccttataagaagaggatacGTGGACAGAGACATGTGCAGAGGGAGGACCACCGGagcacacagggagaagacagccaagTCACCAACCCTGCCTACACcttggtctcagactcccaacctccaaaactgtgagagaaggaatttctgttatttaagccccccagtctgtggtgttttgATAGAGTAGCCCTAGGAAAAGGATACTGTTCTATGGGACCCATCGTAGGTTCTGGAAAGCATTTGTTCTGTAGTACGTCAATAGAACTTGTGTAAAAACAGGGTTCTGCAGTCAAACAAGTCTGAGAGCCACTGGGTCGAGCACAGCTCACCAGGTTTTCTTTATGGGAAGCCTCCTCACAGCCGTGACTGTGCTCATGGGTGTTTTGAATCCCTAGGAGAGGAGAGATTTCCCAACCTTTCTTGAACATGGAATCCTCATCATTGCAAAACATGGGCTTTGTGTTCTGCAGAACAGGCTTTCCAACATGCTGGAAGCCCAGAccagcaggggtggggaggaggcacGGGGGTGGGGTAAGACCCAGGGCCCTCTGCCTGTGCTGGTGAGTCCCTCGATCTCCCTTATCAGACAAGCAGCAGGGCCAGCCAGGAGTGCCACGTTTTATGGCTCTATCATGTGTGAGATCTTGCCCATTAGGGAGAAGCTGTCAACACAAAACATAGATTTCAAGATACACTTTCTACTCCAGGATTATGAATAACCCCTTCGATCATTAGAAccagagcattttttaaaaatccaatttgtTTCCCACTTCGGAACCCATTTAGTTTGCTTCTTGCCGTCGGGGTTAGGGAGGgagggctggaggctggagcctTCCAGAATCCTGGCTCTGGAAACCTTGCATCCCCAGAAATTGTGCAGGTTTTTCATCTGAAACCTTGATTTTCCTAGGAATCATCTGTTATCCATTTCCCATAACCCAGCTGTGTATTTCTGTTGGAAGGTGTTCCCTTTATAATCAGACAGAGCTGCAGGGAGCCCTGTGGAGTGGGCAGCATCCCCCAGAGGGCCAAGGGGAGACATTCCAGACAGTCTTCCAGCAGAGAAGTTTGGGAAGATGCTGATTTCATCTGTCAAGTCCTAAAGCAATGCACTAAtccaaaattaaatgaaaacaaaaatattcaccAGGCAAAGGAGTGTGAAAAATCCCCATTTCTGACTCTCTCTCCTCATCAGCGACACAAACCGGGGCTTCCTAGAAGAAACAATGcactccccacctccctctgttTGTGCTGCAGTGAAAACTGACACGAGAGATTCATTGGAACATGTGCCCTCGTTCCACTCTTATCAGCCCACCGCGGGGACAGGAGCTGTTCATCTTTTTGGCTCtgcttgcagcctccagaacacTTGTGAGAGGCATCTTGCAGGCACCGTGGTCGGATGAGGCCCCTGGGGCTCTTCCAGGGGCTGGCACTCTCCGCAGTTGTCGCTCGCCTACCTgctcaggccaggccaggccagagtGGACAATGTCTTCCCAGCAGGCCAGACTAgtctcccaggaggctgaggctgctgtaTCACTCACCAAATCCTCTCATCTGCCGGCCTGACCCTCTCTGCGATGCTGGAAATAGCACTCGAGCTGGACGCCCTCCCTGACTTGGAGAAGGGCAGTGCCCTGGAAGGAGAGGGCACAGAAGCAGCTGTTTACAGAACCTCCGAGGGCTGCAATGGGGCAATGGGATGTGCAGGAGAGTGACCAGGAGCCCGGGGCAGCTGGTGACCCACCCCTCCAGGCATTCGTGAGGTGTCGGAAGAGGGGGCCGCTTGAGCAGGGCCTGCAGAGATGGCTAAGAGTCCATCAGGCAGATGAAATGATTTGCTTTCCTCACACTTATCAAGCTTAGAAATGACCTCCTTCATGCATGTGAATGACTTTATTCATGTATATGACTCACCTTCTTCATGCATGTGATGATCTTATTGTATGTGACTCACTTTCATGCATGTGATAACCTTGTTCATGTAGGTGATTTGCCTTTATGCACGTGATGACCTTATTCATGTACATGACTCAGCTTCTTCATGCATGCGATGACCTTATCCATGTATGTGACTCACCTTTTTCAGGCATGTGATGACCTTATCCATGTATGTGACTCACCTTCTTCATGCATGTGACGACTTTATCTATGAGTGTGACTCATTGTCTTCCCATCCCCCTAAAACATAAACTCAATGAGAGCAAGGCCTTTGTCTACTTCTTTTTAATCAGTATGT
The window above is part of the Symphalangus syndactylus isolate Jambi chromosome 14, NHGRI_mSymSyn1-v2.1_pri, whole genome shotgun sequence genome. Proteins encoded here:
- the LOC129462916 gene encoding LOW QUALITY PROTEIN: uncharacterized protein (The sequence of the model RefSeq protein was modified relative to this genomic sequence to represent the inferred CDS: substituted 1 base at 1 genomic stop codon) — translated: MRKMVASANGMKEPDGRKLDCLPAGERTGHCSALLLKVGSTGQEHSHPDAVDAVEDSPALEDYRDIGKEVLCLSFSLLPDGDTLFDESFLTILDHTLLSLISSLTCGGGPNLHSIDHLFTLREGSLRRHLIQETLWNEKQERAPHSCFPLCPPAVHCFRTXQMKSASSQTSLLEDCLECLPLALWGMLPTPQGSLQLCLIIKLLPNGQDLTHDRAIKRGTPGWPCCLSDKGDRGTHQHRQRALGLTPPPCLLPTPAGLGFQHVGKPVLQNTKPMFCNDEDSMFKKGWEISPLLGIQNTHEHSHGCEEASHKENLLAFPWDTLLKLVTVVRETCGLLGGVEQPSHTLCTYTSLGDLGQGQILTPQASAEAPDAVSLTSPRGTVTLQVHRPQGSRVAADEKTEHKEVKPCLWSPLSGEAEI